A window of Alphaproteobacteria bacterium genomic DNA:
ACTGGCATTGGCCTTTACTTAGTAAAGAAATTTGTAGAGCTACATCATGGTAATATAATCGTTGAATCACAAGAGAATATAGGAACTAAATTTACTATTTTTCTACCATTAATTAATAAGAGGTAATTATGTCTAAAACTGCTAAAATTTTATGTATTGAAGATGAAAAAGATCTAAGAGAAAATATTTCTATGATCTTAAGCTCAGAGAATTTCGAAGTTATAACTGCTGCAAATGGTTTAGAGGGTTATGAAAAATTTATTTCAGAGAAGCCTAATCTAGTTTTATGTGATATTAACATGCCAGTTATGAGTGGTACAGAGTTGTTAGAAAAACTTGGCAATAGTCATAATGAGCAACTTATTGAAACACCATTTTTATTTTTAACTGCATATAGCCAAAAAGATGATAAATTAAATGGCATTAATTTAGGTGCAGATGAATATGTAGTTAAACCCATAGATTTTGATATATTGCTCAGCACTATTAAAACTAAAATTAAGAAAAACTCTGATCTTAAATCAGCTTCTAAAGCAAAATTAATTGATTTATGTGAACATGTTTCAACTTTAATTCCAAAAGAAATTCAACAGCCTTTGCAAAATATTATCACATTATCTGCCACGCTAAAAAAATCTATTAACTCAGATAACATTAAACAAAATCAAGATTTTGCGGCAAAGATTTATTTAGCCTCTTTAAAGTTAAATATGCAGATATCACGAGCGTTAAATAAAGATGACATATTAAATAAAGCAAATAACATTAATAATTTCACAACTTTAAACGACATAGCAAATCAACTAAAGGAAGAATTAGCTGAATTAAAAATTACATATAATATAGCAAGCTCTTTACCTTCTTTAAGCTACCAACCTTTATTATTACCAATAGTTTCAGAATATGTTAGGCAACATAATATATCAGAAACTAAAAACTTAAAATTAAGTATTTTTTTAGATTATAAGAAAAATTTAATTATTTCGGTTTCAGGTCAAGTAATGTTACCTATATTTTCAGAAAAGCTAGAAGAGTATATTTTTGAGATAGGTGGCGATTTTACGATAAAGGATGATGAAAGTGAAACTCATCATATAATTTCACTACCAAACCATCTCTTAAAATTTTAACTATAGAAAGCTATTTTTTCTTTTAGCCAATTGACTTCAAATTGATTTAATTTATCTGCTATTTTAAGAAAGATATCTTGATGATAATGTTTTAACCATAATTTCTCAGCATCATCTAATAATTCTACAGAGATTAAATTTTCATCAAGAGGAACCAAGCTAATGGTTTCAAAGAATAAATTATTTTCTGCATTTTTTTGGATTAAAACTACATTTTCAATTCTAATACCATAATTATTTTCTAGATAAAAGCCTGGTTCATTAGTAACTAACATGTTTTCCTTGAGCTGATTACCTACACTAGATTTGCTAATAGAATGTGGTCCTTCATGTACATTTAAATAGCAGCCAATACCATGCCCTGTGCCATGTGCGTAATCTTTGTTATCTTGCCACAAGAACTTCCGTGCTAATATATCTAATTGATAACCTTTAGTTTTTTCTGGAAAAATTGCTTGAGCAAGAGCTATATGACCTTTGAGTACTAAAGTAAAATTTCTTTTTTGTTCTTTAGTGGCTTGCTTCTTAAATGCTATTGTTCTGGTAATATCTGTGGTGCCAAACTGATATTGCCCACCTGAATCAACTAAATATAAATTTGCATCTTTAAAATTTTTATTTGTTTTTGCACTAGCATTATAATGTATAATTGCGCCATTTTCTCCATAAGCTGAGATCGTATTAAAACTTGGGAATAAAAATTCTTTATGAGTTTTTCTAAATTCTAGTAATTTTTCACTTGCTAATATTTCGTCTAATTTTGGGTTATGTTCTTGCTGTTCTAACCAGAATAAAAACTTAGTTTTAGCTACACCATCTAAAATATGGCAATATTTAATATGTTCAATTTCAATATTATTTTTAATAGCTTTAGCTTTAATGATCGGATCACTAATTTTGTTAATAGTAATATTATGTTTTTTAAGCTCACCATAAAAGAAGTAAGATACAAAATATGGATCTAAATTAACTATTTTAATTTTACTTTTGTTACATAAATTAACAAAATCTTTAATTTCTGTGAAAGATAATATATTAATATTTAGCTTACTTAAATATTGTTTTACTTCTTCTGAGATTTTTGTTTTATCTACATAAAGAAAGCTATTTTTTTTGTTATAGAGAAAATAGCAATGTAACAAAGGGGTAAATTCTGTATCTTTAGCTCGTAAATTTAAGAGCCAGTTAATTGTTGCACTATCACAGGTTAAATATGCTTGTTTACCGGTGATTTCTTGCAAAAATTTAAGTTCTTTAATTTTGTCTTTACTATTTTTACCACTAAAATCATCAGCAATAATTTCAGCTTGATGCTTATTATCTGGAGTGCGTTGCCAGATTTCATCTATTAAATTATCATTACTACGATATAATTTTATAGCATATTCTGTTACAAATTTTTTGATATTTCTAATTTCACTAGCTACAAAGCATCTAGGATCATAGGCTAATTTAAAATTGTCTGGCAAGTGTTTTGCTAGCCATTTATGTGGCGCTATTTCTGCTAAATTATAAATTTCAAACTCAGCATCTAATTCATATTTAGCTTGCGTTAAATATCTGCCATCGGTAAAAAATGCTTTATATTTTTCACTTATTATTGCAAAGCCATTAGAGCCAGAAAAGCCAGTAAGCCATTTTAATCTTTGCAAATGCTTAGGGACAAATTCATCTAAATATTCATCACTTGCGTTAAGTAAATAACCATCAAATTTTGATTTTTTTAGTAGTTGCAAAAAATCTTGTAAATTAGACATTTAGTTAAATATCAGCATAAATTTTCTTTTCTCCATATTGACCTGGATGAGTAACCGCACCTTTTTCAGCTGTGCCAACAGTTTGCGCATATTTCCATAATGCTCCACTACCAAAATCATTTTCTCTAGCTTGCCATTTTGCTTTTCTTGCTGCTAATTCAGCATCTGACAACTCAACTGACAACTCTCCTTTTATTGCATCTATTGAGATTATGTCACCATCTTTTAACAAGGCAATAGTTCCTCCTAGAGCTGCTTCAGGCCCCACATGTCCTACACAAAAACCTCTAGTACCACCAGAAAATCTACCATCTGTGATTAAAGCAACTTTTTCACCCATACCTTGACCATAAATAGCTGCAGTTGTAGCTAGCATTTCGCGCATACCAGGACCTCCTTTTGGCCCTTCATAACGTATAACTATTACATCATTTTCTTGATATTTTTTATCTTCTACGGCTCTAAATGCATCCTCTTCACGATTAAAAATTCTGGCTGGTCCTTTGTGCACTAAGTTTTTAAGACCAGCTGTTTTAACAATAGCACCTTCTGTTGCTAAATTACCTTTTAATGTAACTACACCTCCTGTTTGTGTAATTGGTTTATTTGCTTTATAAACCACATCTTGACTATCAGGAAATTTAACTTTTGCTAAATTTTCTGCAATTGTTTTACCAGTAACAGTCATGCAATCACCATGAATATAACCATTTTCAAGCAAGGTTTTTAAGACAATTTGCACTCCTCCAACTTCAAATAAATCTTTAGCAACATATTTACCACCAGGTTTTAAATCTGCTATATAGGGAGTTTTTTTGAAAATTTTACCAACATCATGTATGTCAAATTTTATACCACATTCATGTGCAATAGCAGGTAAATGCAGTGCGGCATTGGTAGAGCCACCAGTTGCAGCAACTATCGCAGCTGCATTTTCTAGTGATTTCAGTGTGACTATATCTCTTGGTCTTAAGTTATTTTTGATTAAGTCCATAACAACTTTACCAGATTCATAAGCATATTCATCTCTAGATTCATAAGGTGCAGGTGCACCGCTAGAACCAGGTATAGCAAGACCAATAGCCTCACTAACACAAGCCATAGTATTAGCTGTAAATTGTCCGCCACATGAACCGGCTGATGGGCATGCAACAGCTTCTAAAGCACATAATTCTTTTTCACTCATTTTGCCACTAGCATTCATGCCAACTCCTTCAAACACATCTACAACTGTTACGTCTTTTCCTTTATATCTGCCTGGCAAAATAGAGCCACCATACATAAAAACAGAAGGTACATTCAGTCTGACCATGGCCATCATTAAACCTGGTAGTGATTTATCACAACCAGCAATACCAACAAGTGCGTCATAGCAATGTCCTCTGACGGTAAGTTCTACAGAATCGCAAATTACA
This region includes:
- the ilvD gene encoding dihydroxy-acid dehydratase, whose amino-acid sequence is MSKINKKNLPSRHVSVGIEKAPHRSYYYAMGLSKEEINQAFVGVVSTWNEAAPCNISLKRQAEVAKKGVEVAGGTPREFCTITVTDGIAMGHEGMKSSLVSRDVICDSVELTVRGHCYDALVGIAGCDKSLPGLMMAMVRLNVPSVFMYGGSILPGRYKGKDVTVVDVFEGVGMNASGKMSEKELCALEAVACPSAGSCGGQFTANTMACVSEAIGLAIPGSSGAPAPYESRDEYAYESGKVVMDLIKNNLRPRDIVTLKSLENAAAIVAATGGSTNAALHLPAIAHECGIKFDIHDVGKIFKKTPYIADLKPGGKYVAKDLFEVGGVQIVLKTLLENGYIHGDCMTVTGKTIAENLAKVKFPDSQDVVYKANKPITQTGGVVTLKGNLATEGAIVKTAGLKNLVHKGPARIFNREEDAFRAVEDKKYQENDVIVIRYEGPKGGPGMREMLATTAAIYGQGMGEKVALITDGRFSGGTRGFCVGHVGPEAALGGTIALLKDGDIISIDAIKGELSVELSDAELAARKAKWQARENDFGSGALWKYAQTVGTAEKGAVTHPGQYGEKKIYADI
- a CDS encoding aminopeptidase P family protein translates to MSNLQDFLQLLKKSKFDGYLLNASDEYLDEFVPKHLQRLKWLTGFSGSNGFAIISEKYKAFFTDGRYLTQAKYELDAEFEIYNLAEIAPHKWLAKHLPDNFKLAYDPRCFVASEIRNIKKFVTEYAIKLYRSNDNLIDEIWQRTPDNKHQAEIIADDFSGKNSKDKIKELKFLQEITGKQAYLTCDSATINWLLNLRAKDTEFTPLLHCYFLYNKKNSFLYVDKTKISEEVKQYLSKLNINILSFTEIKDFVNLCNKSKIKIVNLDPYFVSYFFYGELKKHNITINKISDPIIKAKAIKNNIEIEHIKYCHILDGVAKTKFLFWLEQQEHNPKLDEILASEKLLEFRKTHKEFLFPSFNTISAYGENGAIIHYNASAKTNKNFKDANLYLVDSGGQYQFGTTDITRTIAFKKQATKEQKRNFTLVLKGHIALAQAIFPEKTKGYQLDILARKFLWQDNKDYAHGTGHGIGCYLNVHEGPHSISKSSVGNQLKENMLVTNEPGFYLENNYGIRIENVVLIQKNAENNLFFETISLVPLDENLISVELLDDAEKLWLKHYHQDIFLKIADKLNQFEVNWLKEKIAFYS
- a CDS encoding response regulator; amino-acid sequence: MSKTAKILCIEDEKDLRENISMILSSENFEVITAANGLEGYEKFISEKPNLVLCDINMPVMSGTELLEKLGNSHNEQLIETPFLFLTAYSQKDDKLNGINLGADEYVVKPIDFDILLSTIKTKIKKNSDLKSASKAKLIDLCEHVSTLIPKEIQQPLQNIITLSATLKKSINSDNIKQNQDFAAKIYLASLKLNMQISRALNKDDILNKANNINNFTTLNDIANQLKEELAELKITYNIASSLPSLSYQPLLLPIVSEYVRQHNISETKNLKLSIFLDYKKNLIISVSGQVMLPIFSEKLEEYIFEIGGDFTIKDDESETHHIISLPNHLLKF